The following coding sequences are from one Salvia hispanica cultivar TCC Black 2014 chromosome 3, UniMelb_Shisp_WGS_1.0, whole genome shotgun sequence window:
- the LOC125211750 gene encoding programmed cell death protein 2-like translates to MDIDFEEEKLKSLQISSLSEEEDEGGAPDNDVEDADSDEIDDEEDQIPMTLGFAEKPKNPWSLRRQYFPSKAGGSPAWLDPINLPSGSSSLCDFCSEPLQFLLQVYAPLPEESTFHRTLFVFMCSSMSCLLRDQHEQWKRSPEVQSRSIKVFRCQLPRANPFYSSEAPAEDGSQQPLTAGAMLCDWCRAWKGDKICSSCRRVRYCSGKHQAAHWRSGSSSHKVLCQQLEASGKDSELAASNSLWPEYEITCEDECDFDEAISNDNGTGSALVSRSRTEGSDGNLIKYFKASDENSSWASFQERISSAPEQVLRYSSSSQAKPLWPVFSGRPSKPDIPRCNHCGGARAFEFQVLPQILYFFHVKDGEDSLDWATIAVYTCEASCEGGASYKEEFAWVQLSSQSISHQ, encoded by the exons ATGGACATTGATTTCGAAGAAGAGAAGCTCAAATCTTTGCAGATATCATCCCTCAGTGAGGAGGAGGATGAAGGCGGAGCCCCGGACAACGACGTAGAGGATGCAGACAGTGATGAAATTGACGATGAAGAAGATCAGATTCCGATGACTTTGGGGTTTGCAGAGAAGCCTAAAAATCCTTGGTCATTGCGCCGCCAATACTTCCCGAGTAAAGCTGGTGGCTCTCCG GCATGGTTGGACCCCATTAATTTACCTTCAGGAAGCTCCAGTCTGTGTGATTTTTGCAGTGAGCCTTTGCAGTTTCTGCTTCAG GTTTACGCCCCTTTACCTGAGGAGTCAACTTTTCATCGAACACTGTTCGTTTTCATGTGCTCGTCAATGTCCTGTCTTCTTCGTGATCAGCACGAACAGTGGAAGCGGTCTCCAGAAGTCCAGTCCCGAAG CATCAAGGTTTTTCGGTGTCAATTGCCGCGGGCAAACCCCTTCTACTCCAGTGAGGCACCTGCTGAAGATGGAAGCCAGCAGCCATTGACAGCTGGAG CAATGCTATGTGATTGGTGTCGTGCATGGAAAGGAGACAAAATTTGCAGTAGCTGTAGAAGAGTGCGGTATTGTTCTGGGAAGCACCAG GCTGCTCATTGGCGATCCGGTAGCTCAAGTCATAAAGTATTGTGCCAACAGTTGGAGGCATCTGGCAAGGATTCTGAATTAG CTGCAAGCAACTCCCTTTGGCCCGAGTATGAGATCACGTGTGAGGATGAATGTGACTTTGATGAGGCAATATCCAATGATAATGGAACTGGTAGTGCATTGGTTTCTAGAAGCCGAACTGAGGGTTCTGATGGAAatcttataaaatatttcaag GCATCTGATGAGAATAGTAGTTGGGCATCTTTCCAAGAGAGAATATCTTCAGCTCCCGAACAAGTCTTAAG ATACTCGAGTTCCTCTCAAGCAAAGCCATTATGGCCCGTCTTTAGTGGCCGGCCATCAAAACCGGATATTCCTAGGTGTAACCATTGTGGTGGCGCACGCGCCTTTGAATTTCAG GTTTTACCCCAGATACTGTACTTCTTCCATGTGAAAGACGGTGAAGATTCTCTCGACTGGGCCACCATCGCCGTGTACACATGTGAGGCCTCGTGTGAAGGAGGTGCAAGTTACAAAGAGGAATTCGCGTGGGTTCAACTTTCTAGTCAGTCTATATCACACCAATGA
- the LOC125216763 gene encoding kinesin-like protein KIN-14I isoform X2 codes for MAAVEGYSFSVASVVEDVLQQHENRSRDLDFDARRAEEAAIRRYEAAAWLRKVVGVVGARDLPAEPSEEEFRLGLRSGIILCNVLNKIQQGAVLKVVESPCDAALIPDGAALSAYQYFENVRNFLVAVQERGIPTFEASDLEQGGKSSRIVNCVLALKSYYEWKQSGGNGIWKFGGNVKPTTSGKQFVRKNSEPFMSSLSRSSSASEKSLNGVCIDNKDTNKAPSSGSSLSKLVRAILLDKKPEEVPSLVESVLSKVMEEFEHHVSGQNGLKKDNFRDSNIYDSNKSVTKPPPSNVQKNAAISNEDLEKNRNCDNESHGSLMKQIMIVNQQHKDMKELKQTLSTTKAGVQYMQMKFNEDVQNLGLHINGLAYAASGYHRVLEENRKLYNQVQDLKGSIRVYCRVRPFLPGQNTNMSTVDHIEEGVITINTLAKNGKVRKSFNFNKVFGPSATQEEVFSDTQPLVRSVLDGYNVCIFAYGQTGSGKTFTMSGPKDLTETSQGVNYRALSDLFMLAEQRKDTFFYDVSVQMIEIYNEQVRDLLVTDGLNKRLEIRNSSQTGLSVPDASLVRVASTYDVLELMDLGHRNRAVSATALNDRSSRSHSCLTVHVQGRDLTTGTIIRGCMHLVDLAGSERVDKSEVTGDRLKEAQHINRSLSALGDVISSLAQKNSHVPYRNSKLTQLLQDSLGGQAKTLMFVHISPEPDAVGETISTLKFAERVATVELGAARVNKDSSEVKELREQVASLKAALARKDGEPVVSMQQKASGTGSPCNFQFSPCNPTMNARNMELASPIGTRKPMEEVGNIEARSNKKTRQKKQSLDLDDLLGNSPTWPPFNNQNQNSGDDDREPGSGEWVDKLMVNKQDPVGVENPITCWNPTNANVYSENNPCTILPASNQIDLSPTDYLDELDAGTSDSSEPDLLWQFNHSKIGSFSNGIGQNVKKPHAKQTKSPELRSMIPKLGGPSPSRKAVASASPPQRNDGRQPTAMKRKTGLRK; via the exons ATGGCTGCGGTTGAAGGCTATTCGTTCTCCGTTGCGTCAGTTGTGGAGGATGTTCTGCAGCAACACGAGAATCGATCTCGTGATCTCGATTTTGATGCTCGTAGGGCAGAAGAAGCCG CAATAAGAAGATATGAAGCTGCTGCGTGGCTAAGAAAAGTGGTTGGAGTAGTTGGTGCAAGGGATTTACCTGCAGAGCCTTCCGAGGAAGAGTTTAGACTCGGATTAAGAAGTGGGATAATTCTCTGCAATGTACTCAATAAAATTCAACAAGGAGCTGTGCTAAAG GTAGTCGAAAGTCCATGTGACGCTGCACTTATACCCGATGGCGCTGCATTGTCAGCTTATCAGTACTTTGAGAATGTGAGGAATTTTCTTGTTGCCGTGCAAGAAAGGGGGATACCGACTTTCGAGGCATCTGATCTGGAGCAG GGAGGAAAATCTTCGAGAATTGTGAATTGTGTTTTGGCACTGAAGTCCTACTACGAATGGAAACAGTCTGGAGGAAATGGGATTTGGAAATTTGGTGGAAATGTTAAGCCGACTACATCTGGTAAACAGTTTGTTCGCAAAAATTCTGAGCCGTTCATGAGTTCTCTGTCACGGAGCTCATCTGCAAGTGAGAAATCACTAAATGGTGTCTGTATAGACAACAAAGATACTAACAAAGCG CCTAGTTCCGGTTCATCGTTGAGTAAGCTTGTTCGTGCAATTCTTTTAGATAAGAAGCCTGAAGAAGTCCCAAGT CTTGTCGAATCTGTATTGAGTAAGGTCATGGAGGAGTTTGAACACCATGTTTCAGGCCAAAATGGACTG AAGAAGGATAATTTCAGAGACTCAAATATTTATGATAGTAACAAATCCGTGACAAAGCCGCCTCCATCCAATGTTCAG AAGAATGCTGCAATCTCAAATGAAGAtttggagaaaaatagaaattgtgACAATGAATCCCATGGAAGTTTAATGAAGCAGATAATGATTGTTAACCAACAGCATAAAGATATGAAG GAGCTAAAGCAAACTCTTTCTACTACAAAAGCTGGTGTGCAATACATGCAAATGAAATTCAACGAGGATGTTCAAAATCTTG GCCTCCATATTAACGGACTAGCATATGCTGCTTCGGGTTATCATAGAGTTCTGGAGGAAAATAGGAAGCTTTATAATCAAGTCCAAGACCTAAAGG GAAGCATAAGGGTCTATTGTCGTGTCCGACCATTCTTGCCGGGACAGAACACTAACATGAGTACTGTTGATCATATTGAGGAAGGAGTTATAACGATAAACACTTTAGCAAAGAATGGGAAAGTACGGAAATCCTTTAACTTTAACAAAGTGTTTGGGCCATCTGCAACGCAAG AGGAGGTGTTTTCAGACACACAACCACTAGTAAGATCAGTTCTTGATGGTTACAATGTTTGCATTTTCGCCTACGGTCAAACGGGATCAGGGAAAacgttcactatg AGTGGACCCAAGGATCTCACAGAGACGAGCCAAGGGGTGAATTACAGGGCTTTGAGTGATTTATTCATGCTTGCTGAGCAAAGAAAGGATACTTTCTTCTACGACGTATCTGTTCAGATGATTGAGATTTATAATGAACAAGTTCGGGATCTTCTTGTTACTGATGGATTAAACAAAAG ATTAGAAATACGAAACAGTTCTCAGACAGGACTCAGTGTGCCCGATGCCAGTCTGGTCCGCGTTGCTTCAACATATGATGTTCTTGAATTGATGGACCTCGGCCACAGGAACCGGGCGGTTAGTGCAACAGCACTTAACGACCGCAGTAGTCGCTCTCACAG CTGTTTAACAGTTCATGTCCAAGGGAGAGATTTGACAACGGGAACCATTATCCGAGGTTGCATGCATCTAGTTGATTTGGCCGGAAGTGAGAGAGTCGACAAATCTGAAGTGACGGGCGACAGACTTAAAGAGGCTCAACACATTAATCGATCTCTCTCTGCATTGGGTGATGTTATATCATCTCTCGCACAGAAGAACTCACATGTTCCCTACAGAAATAGTAAACTAACACAGCTGCTGCAAGATTCACTTG GAGGGCAGGCGAAGACATTGATGTTCGTCCACATAAGTCCTGAGCCAGACGCCGTTGGAGAGACCATCAGCACACTTAAATTTGCTGAGCGTGTAGCCACTGTTGAGCTTGGTGCTGCACGTGTGAATAAGGATTCATCAGAGGTTAAAGAACTCAGAGAACAG GTTGCCAGTCTCAAAGCAGCCTTAGCAAGAAAGGACGGAGAGCCAGTCGTCTCCATGCAGCAGAAAGCATCTGGCACCGGTAGTCCATGTAACTTCCAGTTCTCGCCTTGTAACCCGACTATGAATGCTAGAAACATGGAGTTGGCATCCCCCATTGGCACGAGGAAGCCAATGGAAGAAGTAGGCAACATAGAG GCTCGTAGCAACAAGAAAACGAGGCAAAAGAAGCAAAGTTTGGACCTAGACGACCTGCTGGGTAATTCCCCGACCTGGCCACCTTTCAACAACCAGAACCAAAACAGTGGTGACGATGATAGGGAACCGGGCTCTGGTGAGTGGGTAGACAAGCTCATGGTGAACAAGCAAGACCCCGTTGGAGTTGAAAATCCAATCACGTGTTGGAATCCCACCAATGCGAATGTCTACTCCGAGAATAATCCATGCACCATACTTCCTGCAAGCAATCAGATTGATCTTAGCCCAACAGATTACCTGGATGAGCTTGATGCTGGAACCAGTGATTCATCCGAGCCAGATTTGCTCTGGCAGTTCAACCATTCCAAAATCGGAAGCTTCAGCAATGGGATCGGACAGAACGTAAAAAAACCTCATGCGAAGCAAACAAAAAGTCCAGAACTCAG AAGCATGATCCCGAAGTTAGGCGGCCCGTCACCATCTCGAAAAGCAGTTGCTTCAGCTTCTCCTCCACAGAGGAATGACGGTAGGCAGCCTACTgcaatgaaaagaaaaacaggGCTGAGGAAGTAA
- the LOC125211495 gene encoding nicotinamide adenine dinucleotide transporter 1, chloroplastic-like — protein MAVDTHVPSSRELLCNAGAGAAAGVIAATFVCPLDVIKTKLQVHGLPQLTSSNFKGSVIFGSLEQIFLKDGYRGMYRGLSPTVLALIPNWAVYFTIYDQLKSSLGADDVNHHQLSIGANMIAASGAGAATTIVTNPLWVVKTRFQAQEIKPGVVPYSGTFSALRTIALQEGPRGLYSGLVPALAGISHVAIQFPTYEKIKSYLADQNNTTTDKLSASDVAIASSVSKISASTLTYPHEVVRSRLQEQGHHSEKRYSGVVDCVKKVYQSSGVPGFYRGCATNLLRTTPAAVITFTSFEMIHRFLLTVFPPGPHPQTL, from the exons ATGGCCGTTGACACGCACGTCCCTAGTTCAAGGGAGCTGCTGTGCAATGCTGGCGCCGGTGCCGCAGCTG GAGTGATTGCAGCTACTTTTGTGTGTCCATTAGATGTTATTAAGACAAAGCTGCAGGTCCATGGGCTGCCGCAGCTcactagtagtaattttaaaG GTAGTGTTATATTTGGGAGCTTAGAACAAATATTTCTGAAGGATGGGTATCGAGGCATGTACCGTGGGCTTTCGCCTACTGTGCTTGCATTGATTCCAAATTGGGCG GtgtattttacaatttatgaTCAATTAAAGAGTTCTCTTGGTGCTGATG ATGTAAATCATCATCAGCTCTCAATTGGTGCGAATATGATTGCTGCTTCTGGTGCTGGGGCTGCAACTACGATTGTCACAAATCCTCTTTGGGTTGTCAAGACAAGGTTTCAA GCTCAAGAAATTAAACCAGGGGTGGTTCCTTATAGTGGCACATTTTCCGCCTTGAGAACAATCGCACTCCAAGAGGGTCCTCGTGGACTATATAg TGGTCTTGTGCCAGCTTTGGCTGGTATCAGTCATGTTGCAATTCAGTTTCCTACATATGAGAAGATAAAAAGTTACTTAGCCGATCAAA ATAACACCACCACGGATAAACTCAGTGCTAGCGATGTTGCAATTGCTTCCTcggtttcaaaaatatcagCTTCCACCTTGACATATCCCCATGAG GTTGTGCGTTCAAGGCTTCAAGAACAAGGACACCACTCAGAGAAACGGTATTCTGGTGTGGTAGATTGCGTGAAGAAAGTATATCAGAGCTCAGGTGTCCCTGGTTTTTATCGGGGTTGTGCCACCAACCTGCTGAGGACAACCCCAGCTGCTGTAATCACATTCACcagttttgaaatgattcatcGCTTTCTTCTCACTGTGTTCCCTCCTGGTCCACACCCTCAAACACTGTGA
- the LOC125216763 gene encoding kinesin-like protein KIN-14I isoform X1 encodes MAAVEGYSFSVASVVEDVLQQHENRSRDLDFDARRAEEAAIRRYEAAAWLRKVVGVVGARDLPAEPSEEEFRLGLRSGIILCNVLNKIQQGAVLKVVESPCDAALIPDGAALSAYQYFENVRNFLVAVQERGIPTFEASDLEQGGKSSRIVNCVLALKSYYEWKQSGGNGIWKFGGNVKPTTSGKQFVRKNSEPFMSSLSRSSSASEKSLNGVCIDNKDTNKAQPSSGSSLSKLVRAILLDKKPEEVPSLVESVLSKVMEEFEHHVSGQNGLKKDNFRDSNIYDSNKSVTKPPPSNVQKNAAISNEDLEKNRNCDNESHGSLMKQIMIVNQQHKDMKELKQTLSTTKAGVQYMQMKFNEDVQNLGLHINGLAYAASGYHRVLEENRKLYNQVQDLKGSIRVYCRVRPFLPGQNTNMSTVDHIEEGVITINTLAKNGKVRKSFNFNKVFGPSATQEEVFSDTQPLVRSVLDGYNVCIFAYGQTGSGKTFTMSGPKDLTETSQGVNYRALSDLFMLAEQRKDTFFYDVSVQMIEIYNEQVRDLLVTDGLNKRLEIRNSSQTGLSVPDASLVRVASTYDVLELMDLGHRNRAVSATALNDRSSRSHSCLTVHVQGRDLTTGTIIRGCMHLVDLAGSERVDKSEVTGDRLKEAQHINRSLSALGDVISSLAQKNSHVPYRNSKLTQLLQDSLGGQAKTLMFVHISPEPDAVGETISTLKFAERVATVELGAARVNKDSSEVKELREQVASLKAALARKDGEPVVSMQQKASGTGSPCNFQFSPCNPTMNARNMELASPIGTRKPMEEVGNIEARSNKKTRQKKQSLDLDDLLGNSPTWPPFNNQNQNSGDDDREPGSGEWVDKLMVNKQDPVGVENPITCWNPTNANVYSENNPCTILPASNQIDLSPTDYLDELDAGTSDSSEPDLLWQFNHSKIGSFSNGIGQNVKKPHAKQTKSPELRSMIPKLGGPSPSRKAVASASPPQRNDGRQPTAMKRKTGLRK; translated from the exons ATGGCTGCGGTTGAAGGCTATTCGTTCTCCGTTGCGTCAGTTGTGGAGGATGTTCTGCAGCAACACGAGAATCGATCTCGTGATCTCGATTTTGATGCTCGTAGGGCAGAAGAAGCCG CAATAAGAAGATATGAAGCTGCTGCGTGGCTAAGAAAAGTGGTTGGAGTAGTTGGTGCAAGGGATTTACCTGCAGAGCCTTCCGAGGAAGAGTTTAGACTCGGATTAAGAAGTGGGATAATTCTCTGCAATGTACTCAATAAAATTCAACAAGGAGCTGTGCTAAAG GTAGTCGAAAGTCCATGTGACGCTGCACTTATACCCGATGGCGCTGCATTGTCAGCTTATCAGTACTTTGAGAATGTGAGGAATTTTCTTGTTGCCGTGCAAGAAAGGGGGATACCGACTTTCGAGGCATCTGATCTGGAGCAG GGAGGAAAATCTTCGAGAATTGTGAATTGTGTTTTGGCACTGAAGTCCTACTACGAATGGAAACAGTCTGGAGGAAATGGGATTTGGAAATTTGGTGGAAATGTTAAGCCGACTACATCTGGTAAACAGTTTGTTCGCAAAAATTCTGAGCCGTTCATGAGTTCTCTGTCACGGAGCTCATCTGCAAGTGAGAAATCACTAAATGGTGTCTGTATAGACAACAAAGATACTAACAAAGCG CAGCCTAGTTCCGGTTCATCGTTGAGTAAGCTTGTTCGTGCAATTCTTTTAGATAAGAAGCCTGAAGAAGTCCCAAGT CTTGTCGAATCTGTATTGAGTAAGGTCATGGAGGAGTTTGAACACCATGTTTCAGGCCAAAATGGACTG AAGAAGGATAATTTCAGAGACTCAAATATTTATGATAGTAACAAATCCGTGACAAAGCCGCCTCCATCCAATGTTCAG AAGAATGCTGCAATCTCAAATGAAGAtttggagaaaaatagaaattgtgACAATGAATCCCATGGAAGTTTAATGAAGCAGATAATGATTGTTAACCAACAGCATAAAGATATGAAG GAGCTAAAGCAAACTCTTTCTACTACAAAAGCTGGTGTGCAATACATGCAAATGAAATTCAACGAGGATGTTCAAAATCTTG GCCTCCATATTAACGGACTAGCATATGCTGCTTCGGGTTATCATAGAGTTCTGGAGGAAAATAGGAAGCTTTATAATCAAGTCCAAGACCTAAAGG GAAGCATAAGGGTCTATTGTCGTGTCCGACCATTCTTGCCGGGACAGAACACTAACATGAGTACTGTTGATCATATTGAGGAAGGAGTTATAACGATAAACACTTTAGCAAAGAATGGGAAAGTACGGAAATCCTTTAACTTTAACAAAGTGTTTGGGCCATCTGCAACGCAAG AGGAGGTGTTTTCAGACACACAACCACTAGTAAGATCAGTTCTTGATGGTTACAATGTTTGCATTTTCGCCTACGGTCAAACGGGATCAGGGAAAacgttcactatg AGTGGACCCAAGGATCTCACAGAGACGAGCCAAGGGGTGAATTACAGGGCTTTGAGTGATTTATTCATGCTTGCTGAGCAAAGAAAGGATACTTTCTTCTACGACGTATCTGTTCAGATGATTGAGATTTATAATGAACAAGTTCGGGATCTTCTTGTTACTGATGGATTAAACAAAAG ATTAGAAATACGAAACAGTTCTCAGACAGGACTCAGTGTGCCCGATGCCAGTCTGGTCCGCGTTGCTTCAACATATGATGTTCTTGAATTGATGGACCTCGGCCACAGGAACCGGGCGGTTAGTGCAACAGCACTTAACGACCGCAGTAGTCGCTCTCACAG CTGTTTAACAGTTCATGTCCAAGGGAGAGATTTGACAACGGGAACCATTATCCGAGGTTGCATGCATCTAGTTGATTTGGCCGGAAGTGAGAGAGTCGACAAATCTGAAGTGACGGGCGACAGACTTAAAGAGGCTCAACACATTAATCGATCTCTCTCTGCATTGGGTGATGTTATATCATCTCTCGCACAGAAGAACTCACATGTTCCCTACAGAAATAGTAAACTAACACAGCTGCTGCAAGATTCACTTG GAGGGCAGGCGAAGACATTGATGTTCGTCCACATAAGTCCTGAGCCAGACGCCGTTGGAGAGACCATCAGCACACTTAAATTTGCTGAGCGTGTAGCCACTGTTGAGCTTGGTGCTGCACGTGTGAATAAGGATTCATCAGAGGTTAAAGAACTCAGAGAACAG GTTGCCAGTCTCAAAGCAGCCTTAGCAAGAAAGGACGGAGAGCCAGTCGTCTCCATGCAGCAGAAAGCATCTGGCACCGGTAGTCCATGTAACTTCCAGTTCTCGCCTTGTAACCCGACTATGAATGCTAGAAACATGGAGTTGGCATCCCCCATTGGCACGAGGAAGCCAATGGAAGAAGTAGGCAACATAGAG GCTCGTAGCAACAAGAAAACGAGGCAAAAGAAGCAAAGTTTGGACCTAGACGACCTGCTGGGTAATTCCCCGACCTGGCCACCTTTCAACAACCAGAACCAAAACAGTGGTGACGATGATAGGGAACCGGGCTCTGGTGAGTGGGTAGACAAGCTCATGGTGAACAAGCAAGACCCCGTTGGAGTTGAAAATCCAATCACGTGTTGGAATCCCACCAATGCGAATGTCTACTCCGAGAATAATCCATGCACCATACTTCCTGCAAGCAATCAGATTGATCTTAGCCCAACAGATTACCTGGATGAGCTTGATGCTGGAACCAGTGATTCATCCGAGCCAGATTTGCTCTGGCAGTTCAACCATTCCAAAATCGGAAGCTTCAGCAATGGGATCGGACAGAACGTAAAAAAACCTCATGCGAAGCAAACAAAAAGTCCAGAACTCAG AAGCATGATCCCGAAGTTAGGCGGCCCGTCACCATCTCGAAAAGCAGTTGCTTCAGCTTCTCCTCCACAGAGGAATGACGGTAGGCAGCCTACTgcaatgaaaagaaaaacaggGCTGAGGAAGTAA